One genomic segment of Streptomyces liangshanensis includes these proteins:
- a CDS encoding MBL fold metallo-hydrolase — protein sequence MASSAPRVDHLVTSGTFSLDGGTWDVDNNVWIVGDDSEAIVIDAAHDAAAIEAALGGRTLRAIVCTHAHDDHIDAAPALAAATGAPILLHPDDLPLWKLTHPDRAPDGELADGATLDVGGVTLTVLHTPGHAPGAVCLYVPALSTVFTGDTLFQGGPGATGRSFSHFPTIIDSIRDRLLALPPQTVVRTGHGDPTTVGAEAPHLEEWIQRGH from the coding sequence ATGGCCTCCTCCGCACCCCGCGTCGACCACCTCGTCACCTCGGGGACGTTCTCCCTCGACGGCGGCACCTGGGACGTCGACAACAACGTCTGGATCGTCGGTGACGACTCCGAGGCGATCGTCATCGACGCCGCGCACGACGCCGCCGCCATCGAGGCCGCCCTCGGCGGCCGTACGCTGCGCGCCATCGTCTGCACCCACGCGCACGACGACCACATCGACGCGGCCCCCGCCCTCGCCGCCGCGACCGGCGCGCCGATCCTCCTGCACCCGGACGACCTGCCGCTGTGGAAGCTGACCCACCCGGACCGGGCCCCCGACGGCGAACTCGCCGACGGCGCCACGCTCGACGTCGGCGGCGTCACGCTGACCGTGCTCCACACCCCCGGCCACGCGCCGGGCGCGGTCTGCCTGTACGTCCCCGCCCTGTCGACGGTCTTCACCGGCGACACGCTCTTCCAGGGCGGCCCCGGCGCGACCGGCCGGTCGTTCTCGCACTTCCCGACGATCATCGACTCGATCCGGGACCGGCTCCTCGCGCTGCCCCCGCAGACCGTGGTCCGCACCGGCCATGGCGACCCGACCACGGTCGGCGCCGAGGCGCCGCACCTGGAGGAGTGGATTCAGCGCGGCCACTGA
- a CDS encoding DMT family transporter produces MISVLFAVLTAISNGSASVLQRRAASTVPDSDALHLSLIRHLLRQRVWLAGIGLVIVAAICQAIALATGAIAVVQPIFVIELPVTLLIASYVFRSRLPGSAWLGVAAVTSGLALGLGAASPGGGTETVDPIAWVPALIITLGVEVVLIGAAQRVRGNPRAALFGLAAAVGYALTAALLKDAVSRIEDGAGVVALLSAWQLYATAVAGIGALFLLQNALQAGSLVASQPMLTLGDALISITYGVTLFGENVRTGWWLVPELIGVALITAGCLELARSPLASGTAPPKPRVR; encoded by the coding sequence GTGATCAGTGTCCTGTTCGCCGTCCTGACCGCGATCAGCAACGGCTCCGCCTCGGTGCTCCAGCGGCGCGCCGCGTCCACGGTGCCCGACTCCGACGCCCTCCACCTCTCGCTGATCCGGCACCTGCTCCGGCAGCGGGTCTGGCTGGCCGGCATCGGCCTGGTCATCGTGGCCGCCATCTGCCAGGCGATCGCGCTCGCCACCGGGGCCATCGCCGTCGTCCAGCCGATCTTCGTCATCGAGCTCCCCGTGACCCTGCTGATCGCGAGCTACGTCTTCCGCTCCCGGCTCCCGGGCTCCGCCTGGCTGGGCGTCGCGGCGGTGACCTCGGGACTCGCGCTCGGGCTGGGCGCGGCGTCGCCGGGCGGCGGCACCGAGACCGTGGACCCGATCGCCTGGGTCCCGGCGCTGATCATCACCCTGGGCGTCGAGGTCGTGCTGATCGGCGCCGCGCAGCGGGTACGGGGCAACCCGCGCGCCGCGCTCTTCGGCCTCGCCGCCGCCGTCGGGTACGCGCTGACCGCCGCGCTGCTGAAGGACGCCGTGTCCCGCATCGAGGACGGCGCGGGCGTGGTCGCGCTGCTCTCCGCCTGGCAGTTGTACGCAACCGCCGTGGCCGGGATCGGGGCGCTCTTCCTCCTCCAGAACGCCCTTCAGGCGGGCTCCCTGGTGGCGTCCCAGCCGATGCTGACCCTCGGCGACGCGTTGATCAGCATCACGTACGGGGTGACGCTGTTCGGCGAGAACGTGCGGACCGGCTGGTGGCTGGTGCCCGAGCTGATCGGCGTCGCCCTGATCACGGCGGGCTGCCTCGAACTGGCCCGCTCACCCCTGGCGTCGGGCACCGCCCCGCCCAAGCCCCGCGTGCGCTGA
- a CDS encoding lysophospholipid acyltransferase family protein yields the protein MLSRLARHVVPVFGQLTVTVDEGAERLPVGIVVANHSSLADPAIVLAALQRLGTRPVVMATAGLWRIPVLGGVLAREGHIPVHRGDPRASRSLDLAQEALERGRHILIYAEGGLPDRKDAAEAAPGAFRRGLARLAERTGAPVIPVGQAGARRVVSGSVAKQWAGLATAPLRRPRLHVHVGAPLLMEGGGDGGGALTARAHFAVTAAWRTAASRLGEPAALAA from the coding sequence GTGCTCAGCCGCCTTGCTCGTCATGTGGTTCCCGTCTTCGGGCAGTTGACGGTCACGGTCGACGAAGGGGCCGAGCGGCTCCCGGTCGGGATCGTTGTCGCCAACCACAGTTCACTCGCGGATCCGGCGATCGTGCTGGCCGCGTTGCAGCGCCTCGGTACCCGGCCCGTGGTCATGGCGACCGCCGGTCTCTGGCGCATACCCGTGCTCGGTGGCGTCCTCGCCCGGGAAGGCCACATCCCCGTGCATCGCGGCGATCCGCGCGCGTCCCGGTCGCTCGATCTCGCCCAGGAAGCGCTGGAGCGGGGGCGGCACATCCTGATCTACGCCGAGGGCGGGCTGCCCGACCGCAAGGACGCGGCCGAGGCCGCGCCGGGTGCCTTCCGCCGCGGGCTCGCCCGGCTCGCGGAGCGGACGGGGGCGCCGGTCATCCCGGTCGGCCAGGCCGGCGCGCGCCGGGTCGTCTCCGGGTCGGTCGCGAAGCAGTGGGCGGGGCTGGCCACCGCGCCGCTGCGGCGTCCCCGCCTTCACGTTCATGTCGGGGCTCCGCTCCTGATGGAGGGGGGCGGGGACGGGGGCGGTGCGTTGACCGCGCGGGCGCACTTCGCCGTTACCGCGGCGTGGCGGACGGCGGCCTCGCGTCTGGGTGAACCGGCGGCACTGGCCGCCTGA
- a CDS encoding pseudouridine synthase produces MGHRHRTPPASPLPQREGVDAVRVRLPADPGGAWETVRDHLVARFGSAVGVERVDAMFREGRFVGLDGPVRATEPYAAGRYLWFHRDFAPEDRVPFEVGVVYRDERILVADKPHFLATTPRGSHITETLPARLRRAWGLPELQPAHRLDRLTAGLVLCVVRAGDRGAYQTLFRDRAVRKEYEAVAPYDPAVALPVTVRSRIEKERGEQAAREVPGEPNSESRVELLERRGGFGRYRLSPATGRTHQLRVHMNSLGLPLLHDPLYPVVREPAPDDHTRPLQLLATVLEFTDPLTGEPFRFTSGSRLLPPAQWPR; encoded by the coding sequence GTGGGGCATCGGCATCGCACCCCGCCGGCCTCTCCGCTGCCGCAGCGTGAGGGGGTGGACGCCGTGCGGGTGCGGCTGCCCGCCGATCCCGGTGGGGCGTGGGAGACCGTACGGGATCATCTGGTGGCGCGGTTCGGGTCCGCCGTGGGGGTGGAGCGGGTCGACGCGATGTTCCGCGAGGGGCGGTTCGTGGGCCTGGACGGTCCGGTCCGGGCGACGGAGCCGTACGCCGCCGGGCGGTATCTGTGGTTCCACCGGGACTTCGCGCCCGAGGACCGGGTGCCGTTCGAGGTGGGGGTCGTGTACCGCGACGAGCGGATCCTCGTCGCCGACAAGCCGCACTTCCTGGCCACCACCCCGCGCGGCTCGCACATCACCGAGACCCTGCCGGCCCGGCTGCGCCGCGCGTGGGGGCTGCCCGAGCTCCAGCCCGCGCACCGCCTGGACCGGCTGACGGCCGGGCTGGTGCTGTGTGTCGTACGGGCCGGGGACCGCGGCGCGTACCAGACGCTGTTCCGGGACCGGGCGGTCCGCAAGGAGTACGAGGCCGTCGCGCCGTACGACCCGGCGGTGGCGCTTCCCGTCACCGTCCGGAGCCGGATCGAGAAGGAGCGCGGGGAGCAGGCGGCCCGGGAGGTCCCCGGGGAGCCCAACAGCGAGAGCCGGGTCGAACTGCTGGAGCGGCGGGGCGGGTTCGGCCGGTACCGGCTGTCGCCGGCCACCGGCCGCACCCATCAGCTGCGGGTCCACATGAACAGCCTCGGGCTGCCGCTCCTGCACGACCCGCTGTACCCGGTCGTACGGGAGCCGGCGCCCGACGACCACACGCGTCCGCTGCAACTCCTCGCGACGGTGCTGGAGTTCACCGATCCGCTGACCGGTGAGCCGTTCCGCTTCACCAGCGGGTCGCGCCTGCTGCCGCCCGCTCAGTGGCCGCGCTGA
- a CDS encoding S-(hydroxymethyl)mycothiol dehydrogenase translates to MAQQVRGVVAPGKNEPVRIETIVVPDPGPGEAVVKVQACGVCHTDLHYKQGGINDDYPFLLGHEAAGVVESVGEDVTDVAPGDFVILNWRAVCGSCRACLRGRPWYCFNTHNATQKMTLLDGTELSPALGIGAFAEKTLVAAGQCTKVDPSVSPAVAGLLGCGVMAGIGAAINTGQVGRGDSVAVIGCGGVGDAAVVGARLAGAARIIAVDIDDRKLATAKEMGATHTVNSRSTDPVEAIRELTGGFGADVVIEAVGRPETYEQAFYARDLAGTVVLVGVPTPEMKLELPLLDVFGRGGSLKSSWYGDCLPSRDFPMLIDLHQQGRIDLAAFVTETIGLGDVEKAFARMHEGDVLRSVVVF, encoded by the coding sequence ATGGCGCAGCAGGTGCGCGGGGTCGTCGCCCCCGGCAAGAACGAGCCGGTGCGGATCGAGACGATCGTCGTCCCCGATCCGGGCCCCGGCGAGGCGGTGGTGAAGGTCCAGGCGTGCGGTGTCTGCCACACGGACCTGCACTACAAGCAGGGCGGCATCAACGACGACTACCCCTTCCTGCTCGGCCACGAGGCCGCCGGTGTCGTGGAGTCGGTCGGCGAGGACGTCACCGACGTGGCCCCCGGCGACTTCGTGATCCTCAACTGGCGCGCGGTGTGCGGTAGTTGCCGGGCCTGCCTGCGCGGCCGGCCGTGGTACTGCTTCAACACCCACAACGCGACGCAGAAGATGACGCTCCTCGACGGCACGGAACTCTCCCCGGCCCTCGGCATCGGCGCCTTCGCCGAGAAGACCCTCGTCGCCGCCGGGCAGTGCACCAAGGTCGACCCGAGCGTGTCCCCGGCCGTCGCGGGCCTGCTCGGCTGCGGCGTGATGGCCGGCATCGGCGCGGCGATCAACACCGGCCAGGTCGGACGCGGCGACTCGGTCGCCGTCATCGGCTGCGGCGGGGTCGGGGATGCCGCCGTGGTCGGCGCCCGCCTCGCGGGGGCCGCCCGGATCATCGCCGTCGACATCGACGACCGCAAGCTGGCGACGGCCAAGGAGATGGGCGCCACCCACACCGTCAACTCCCGCTCCACCGACCCCGTCGAGGCCATCCGCGAACTCACCGGCGGCTTCGGCGCGGACGTCGTCATCGAGGCCGTCGGCCGCCCGGAGACGTACGAACAGGCCTTCTACGCACGGGACCTGGCCGGAACGGTCGTCCTGGTCGGCGTCCCCACCCCGGAGATGAAGCTCGAACTGCCCCTGCTGGACGTCTTCGGGCGCGGCGGCTCGCTCAAGTCCTCCTGGTACGGGGACTGTCTGCCCTCCAGGGACTTCCCGATGCTCATCGACCTCCACCAGCAGGGCCGTATCGACCTCGCCGCGTTCGTCACCGAGACCATCGGACTCGGCGACGTCGAGAAGGCGTTCGCCCGGATGCACGAGGGTGACGTGCTGCGTTCGGTGGTGGTGTTCTGA
- a CDS encoding pentapeptide repeat-containing protein — translation MAGHTACLAHLDRAGRGAYLAGLAPGSDVDHRGTPFTEPLLDALLTALRDPDTGQARFGEALFDSATFEGDALFGAATFEGDAWFRSAVFRGIALFDSAVFEGGAGFGAAVFGSVALFESVVFEGEARFGSVVFEGDAWFQSAAFRGEAWFRSGDFQGDSGFEAAVFEGDALFESASFKGVARFRSAAFAGRARFGLATFEGVAGFGAVTFGREAGFRLAVFKGVARFASAVFEDVALFGSAAFRRDGAFESASFKGDADFASAVFTSRALFASAAFGSEAGFGAAAFRGDAVFEGTVFQGGSGFGAAVFGSDALFTRAAFERAPQLGPLVCAGRVVLSGAVFGGPVSLAFAARRLECRRTRWSSTAELRLRHTAVDFAHAVFEYPLTLAAELDPFVLPDGQQVREDATFGTSDAAVRVTSLRGVDAAHLVLADVGLAECLFTGTVHLDQIRLEGACAFGTVPSRTRGRGGLPIRFTRRRTLAEEHHWRAGRPSAAPGWSAGGAGAGRVGPAQLAPVYRALRKSFEDGKNEPGAADFYYGEMEMRRHDRAGGTRAERGLLHGYWLLSGYGLRASRALGWLAAAMLVTVVLLMGFGLPGDTPGYEATGTVPAGGGRVTFTIGKDDPRGPTGARFTGERFEKAVNVTLNSVVFRSSGQDLTTAGTYIEMTSRLAEPVLLALAVLAVRNRVRR, via the coding sequence GTGGCGGGGCACACCGCCTGTCTGGCCCACCTGGACCGCGCCGGGCGCGGCGCCTATCTGGCCGGGCTGGCGCCCGGGTCCGACGTGGACCACCGGGGCACTCCCTTCACCGAACCCCTTCTCGATGCCCTTCTCACCGCCCTCCGTGACCCTGACACCGGGCAGGCCCGGTTCGGCGAGGCGCTGTTCGACTCGGCGACCTTCGAGGGCGACGCGCTGTTCGGGGCGGCGACCTTCGAGGGCGACGCCTGGTTCAGGTCGGCGGTCTTCCGGGGCATCGCTCTGTTCGACTCGGCGGTCTTCGAGGGCGGCGCCGGGTTCGGGGCGGCGGTCTTCGGCAGCGTCGCGCTGTTCGAGTCGGTGGTCTTCGAGGGCGAGGCGCGGTTCGGGTCGGTGGTCTTCGAGGGGGACGCGTGGTTCCAGTCGGCGGCCTTCCGGGGCGAGGCCTGGTTCAGGTCCGGGGACTTCCAGGGGGACAGCGGGTTCGAGGCGGCGGTCTTCGAGGGCGACGCGCTGTTCGAGTCGGCGTCGTTCAAGGGCGTCGCCCGGTTCCGGTCCGCGGCCTTCGCGGGCCGGGCGCGGTTCGGGTTGGCGACCTTCGAGGGGGTCGCCGGTTTCGGGGCGGTGACCTTCGGGCGTGAGGCCGGGTTCAGGTTGGCGGTCTTCAAGGGCGTCGCCCGGTTCGCGTCGGCGGTCTTCGAGGACGTCGCCCTGTTCGGCTCGGCGGCCTTCCGGCGCGACGGCGCGTTCGAGTCGGCCAGCTTCAAGGGGGACGCCGACTTCGCGTCGGCGGTCTTCACGAGCAGGGCCCTGTTCGCGTCGGCGGCCTTCGGGAGCGAGGCCGGGTTCGGGGCGGCGGCCTTCCGGGGCGATGCCGTGTTCGAGGGGACGGTGTTCCAGGGCGGCTCCGGTTTCGGGGCGGCCGTCTTCGGGAGCGACGCCCTGTTCACCCGGGCGGCCTTCGAGAGGGCTCCGCAGCTGGGGCCGTTGGTGTGTGCCGGGCGCGTCGTGCTGTCCGGGGCGGTGTTCGGCGGCCCGGTGAGCCTCGCGTTCGCCGCGCGCCGCCTGGAGTGCCGGCGGACCCGCTGGTCCTCGACGGCCGAGCTGCGTCTGCGCCACACCGCGGTGGACTTCGCCCACGCGGTCTTCGAGTATCCGCTCACCCTCGCGGCGGAGCTGGATCCGTTCGTGCTCCCCGACGGCCAACAGGTGCGGGAGGACGCGACGTTCGGCACGTCCGACGCCGCCGTACGCGTCACCTCGCTGCGCGGCGTGGACGCGGCCCACCTGGTCCTCGCCGACGTCGGACTCGCGGAATGCCTGTTCACCGGGACGGTGCACCTCGACCAGATCCGGCTGGAGGGCGCGTGTGCGTTCGGTACGGTCCCGTCCCGCACGCGCGGGCGGGGCGGGCTGCCCATACGGTTCACCCGGCGGCGCACGCTCGCCGAGGAACACCACTGGCGCGCGGGACGGCCGTCGGCCGCACCGGGCTGGAGCGCGGGCGGGGCCGGGGCCGGGCGCGTCGGGCCCGCGCAGTTGGCGCCGGTGTACCGGGCGCTGCGGAAGTCCTTCGAGGACGGCAAGAACGAGCCGGGCGCCGCGGACTTCTACTACGGCGAGATGGAGATGCGCCGCCACGACCGCGCCGGCGGCACCCGCGCCGAGCGCGGACTGCTGCACGGCTACTGGCTGTTGTCCGGGTACGGGTTGCGCGCCTCCCGGGCGCTGGGCTGGCTCGCCGCCGCGATGCTCGTCACCGTCGTGCTGCTGATGGGCTTCGGGCTGCCCGGGGACACCCCGGGGTACGAGGCGACCGGCACCGTACCGGCCGGTGGCGGGCGGGTGACCTTCACGATCGGCAAGGACGATCCCCGCGGCCCCACGGGGGCCCGGTTCACCGGGGAGCGCTTCGAGAAGGCCGTGAACGTCACCCTCAACTCGGTGGTCTTCCGGTCCTCGGGCCAGGACCTGACGACCGCCGGCACCTACATCGAGATGACCTCTCGACTGGCCGAGCCCGTCCTCCTGGCCCTCGCGGTCCTGGCCGTCCGCAACCGTGTGAGGCGCTGA
- a CDS encoding CARDB domain-containing protein produces the protein MKRTQLSRGLITGLVTAALIAFGLIPLSTETASAADRPNVAAGRTASASGSEGSHPASNVTDGNQQTYWEGPNNGFPGWVQTDLGSNVAVDQVVLKLPTTWEARTQAVAIQGSTNGTTFSTLSATQARAFSPASANTVTIDFTSTSVRYVRVSITGNTGWPAAQVSELAVYGPAATDPDPDPDPDPGTGTDLARGKAIEANSSVFSFVAANANDNNLATYWESNGHPSNLTVKLGADADISAVVVKLNPDSAWGPRSQNIQVLGRAYTAAGFTSLKARADYAFNPATNQNSVRIPVTGRVADLQLQIFANTGAGGGQVAEIQVIGVPAPNPDLTVTALSWTPAAPVETDTTTVNATVRNAGTAASPATTVNVSVGGAVAGSAPVGALAVGASATVPVTIGKRAEGSYRVTAIVDPTDTVVEQDNNNNSFVATAQLVVGQAPGPDLQVLSIDSTPANPAVGSPVQFTVAVKNRGTTASGATTVTRLTVGGTTLNTSTPSVAAGATANVSVTGTWTATSGGATLVATADATNVVTETNETNNAFSRAIVVGRGAAVPYTEYEAEAGRYQGTLLEADAERTFGHTNFATESSGRKSVRLNSTGQFVEFTSTVPTNSIVVRNSIPDAANGGGIEATIGLYVNDTFVRKLTLSSKHSWLYGDTDGPEALTNTPQADARRLFDEANALLSTTYPAGTKFKLQRDASDTASFYIIDLIDLEQVAPPTSKPAECTSITSYGAVPDDGIDDTTAIQRAVTDNQNDVIDCVWIPAGQWRQEKKILTDDPLNRGQYNQVGISNVTIRGAGMWHSQLYTLTEPHLAVGSINHPHEGNFGFDIDDNTQISDIAIFGSGRIRGGPGGAEGGVGLNGRFGKNTKISNVWIEHANVGVWVGRDYDNIPALWGPADGLELTGMRIRDTYADGINFTNGTRNSKVFNSSFRTTGDDSLAVWANRYVKDTSVDVAHDNQFVNNTIQLPWRATGIAVYGGYGNKIENNLVYDTANYPGIMLATDHDPLPFTGQTLIANNALYRTGGAFWNEDQEFGAITLFAQSRDIPGVTIRDTDIYDSTFDGIQFKTGGGNVPSVAINNVKIDKSNNGAGILAMSGARGSATLTNVTITNSADGNIVTQPGSQFVITGGTTAARAWGRANQ, from the coding sequence ATGAAAAGAACGCAGCTCAGCAGAGGGTTGATCACCGGCCTGGTGACGGCCGCCCTGATCGCCTTCGGGCTCATACCTCTCTCCACCGAGACCGCCTCCGCGGCCGACCGCCCCAACGTCGCCGCCGGCCGTACCGCCTCGGCGAGCGGGTCCGAGGGCAGCCATCCCGCCTCCAACGTCACGGACGGCAACCAGCAGACCTACTGGGAAGGCCCGAACAACGGCTTCCCGGGCTGGGTCCAGACCGACCTCGGCAGCAACGTCGCCGTCGACCAGGTGGTGCTCAAACTGCCGACGACGTGGGAGGCGCGCACCCAGGCCGTCGCCATCCAGGGCAGCACCAACGGGACGACGTTCAGCACCCTGTCCGCCACGCAGGCCCGGGCGTTCTCCCCGGCCTCGGCGAACACCGTCACCATCGACTTCACCTCCACGAGCGTCCGGTACGTCCGGGTGAGCATCACCGGGAACACCGGCTGGCCCGCCGCGCAGGTCTCCGAACTCGCGGTGTACGGCCCGGCGGCCACCGACCCGGACCCCGACCCCGACCCCGATCCGGGCACGGGTACGGACCTGGCCCGCGGCAAGGCGATCGAGGCGAACTCGTCGGTCTTCTCGTTCGTCGCGGCCAACGCCAACGACAACAACCTCGCCACGTACTGGGAGTCCAACGGACACCCGTCGAACCTCACCGTGAAGCTCGGCGCCGACGCCGACATCAGCGCCGTCGTGGTCAAGCTCAACCCCGACTCCGCGTGGGGGCCGAGGAGCCAGAACATCCAGGTCCTCGGACGCGCCTACACCGCCGCCGGCTTCACCTCGCTCAAGGCGCGCGCCGACTACGCCTTCAACCCGGCGACCAACCAGAACTCGGTACGGATCCCCGTCACCGGCCGCGTCGCCGACCTCCAGCTCCAGATCTTCGCCAACACCGGCGCGGGCGGCGGCCAGGTCGCCGAGATCCAGGTCATCGGAGTCCCGGCCCCCAACCCCGACCTGACCGTCACCGCCCTGTCGTGGACCCCCGCCGCACCGGTGGAGACCGACACGACCACCGTCAACGCGACCGTACGCAACGCGGGCACCGCCGCCTCCCCGGCGACCACCGTCAACGTCAGCGTGGGCGGCGCCGTCGCGGGCAGCGCCCCGGTCGGCGCACTCGCCGTCGGCGCCTCGGCCACCGTCCCCGTCACCATCGGCAAGCGCGCCGAGGGCAGTTACCGGGTGACCGCCATCGTGGACCCGACCGACACGGTCGTCGAGCAGGACAACAACAACAACAGTTTCGTGGCGACGGCCCAGCTGGTCGTCGGCCAGGCCCCCGGCCCCGACCTCCAGGTGCTCAGCATCGACTCCACCCCGGCCAACCCGGCCGTGGGATCACCGGTCCAGTTCACCGTGGCGGTGAAGAACCGCGGCACCACCGCGTCGGGCGCCACCACGGTCACCCGCCTGACGGTCGGCGGCACCACCCTCAACACCAGCACCCCGTCGGTCGCCGCGGGCGCCACCGCCAACGTGAGCGTCACCGGCACGTGGACCGCCACCAGCGGCGGCGCCACCCTCGTCGCCACCGCCGACGCCACCAACGTCGTCACGGAGACCAACGAGACGAACAACGCGTTCTCCCGGGCGATCGTGGTCGGGCGCGGCGCGGCCGTCCCGTACACCGAGTACGAGGCCGAAGCGGGCCGTTACCAGGGCACGTTGCTGGAAGCGGACGCCGAACGCACCTTCGGGCACACGAACTTCGCCACCGAGTCCTCCGGCCGCAAGTCGGTACGGCTCAACAGCACCGGTCAGTTCGTGGAGTTCACCTCCACCGTCCCGACCAACTCGATCGTCGTCCGCAACTCCATCCCGGACGCGGCGAACGGCGGCGGCATCGAGGCCACCATCGGCCTGTACGTCAACGACACCTTCGTCAGGAAGCTCACGCTCTCCTCGAAGCACAGCTGGCTGTACGGCGACACCGACGGCCCCGAGGCCCTGACCAACACCCCGCAGGCCGACGCCCGGCGGCTCTTCGACGAGGCGAACGCGCTGCTGTCGACGACGTACCCGGCGGGCACCAAGTTCAAGCTCCAGCGCGACGCGAGCGACACCGCGTCCTTCTACATCATCGACCTGATCGACCTGGAGCAGGTCGCGCCGCCGACGAGCAAGCCGGCGGAGTGCACCTCCATCACGTCGTACGGCGCGGTGCCCGACGACGGCATCGACGACACGACCGCCATCCAGCGGGCGGTGACGGACAACCAGAACGACGTCATCGACTGCGTGTGGATCCCGGCGGGCCAGTGGCGCCAGGAGAAGAAGATCCTGACCGACGACCCGCTGAACCGCGGCCAGTACAACCAGGTCGGCATCAGCAACGTCACCATCCGGGGCGCCGGCATGTGGCACTCCCAGCTCTACACCCTGACCGAACCGCACCTGGCGGTGGGCAGCATCAACCACCCGCACGAGGGCAACTTCGGCTTCGACATCGACGACAACACCCAGATCTCCGACATCGCCATCTTCGGCTCCGGCCGGATCCGCGGCGGCCCCGGTGGCGCCGAGGGCGGAGTCGGCCTGAACGGGCGGTTCGGCAAGAACACCAAGATCTCCAACGTGTGGATCGAGCACGCCAACGTCGGAGTCTGGGTCGGCCGTGACTACGACAACATCCCCGCCCTGTGGGGCCCCGCCGACGGGCTGGAGCTCACCGGCATGCGCATCCGCGACACGTACGCCGACGGCATCAACTTCACCAACGGCACCCGGAACTCCAAGGTGTTCAACTCCTCGTTCCGCACCACGGGCGACGACTCCCTGGCGGTCTGGGCCAACCGGTACGTCAAGGACACGTCCGTCGACGTCGCGCACGACAACCAGTTCGTCAACAACACGATCCAACTGCCCTGGCGCGCCACCGGCATCGCGGTCTACGGCGGCTACGGCAACAAGATCGAGAACAACCTCGTGTACGACACCGCCAACTACCCCGGCATCATGCTGGCGACCGACCACGACCCGCTGCCCTTCACCGGCCAGACCCTGATCGCCAACAACGCCCTGTACCGCACCGGCGGAGCCTTCTGGAACGAGGACCAGGAGTTCGGTGCCATCACGCTCTTCGCCCAGAGCAGGGACATCCCCGGCGTCACCATCCGGGACACCGACATCTACGACTCGACCTTCGACGGCATCCAGTTCAAGACCGGCGGCGGCAACGTGCCCTCCGTCGCGATCAACAACGTCAAGATCGACAAGTCCAACAACGGCGCCGGCATCCTCGCCATGAGCGGCGCCCGCGGCAGCGCGACCCTGACCAACGTCACCATCACCAACTCGGCCGACGGCAACATCGTCACCCAGCCGGGCTCCCAGTTCGTCATCACGGGAGGCACCACAGCGGCCAGAGCCTGGGGCCGCGCGAACCAGTAG